A portion of the Pseudomonas koreensis genome contains these proteins:
- the flgB gene encoding flagellar basal body rod protein FlgB: protein MSISFDKALGIHEKALGFRAQRAEVLANNIANADTPNYKARDLDFSKVLEAQTEKTKTGGHFALNMTNSRHIEAEGLGNGDESLMYRTPMQPSIDQNTVDAQLEQSNYAENAVGFQASFTLLNSKFKGLVSALRGE, encoded by the coding sequence ATGAGCATCAGCTTCGACAAAGCGCTGGGCATTCACGAAAAGGCATTGGGCTTCCGCGCTCAGCGTGCCGAAGTGCTGGCCAACAACATCGCCAACGCCGACACCCCGAACTACAAGGCGCGGGATCTGGATTTCTCCAAAGTGCTCGAAGCACAGACCGAGAAGACCAAGACCGGCGGCCACTTTGCCCTGAACATGACCAACAGCCGCCACATCGAGGCTGAAGGGTTGGGCAACGGCGACGAGTCGCTGATGTATCGCACGCCGATGCAGCCTTCGATCGACCAGAACACCGTCGACGCTCAACTGGAACAGTCGAACTACGCGGAAAACGCGGTCGGCTTCCAGGCCAGCTTCACCTTGCTCAACAGCAAATTCAAAGGGCTGGTGTCAGCCCTGCGCGGAGAATAA
- the cheR gene encoding protein-glutamate O-methyltransferase CheR, with amino-acid sequence MSTGNLDFEQFRVFLEKACGILLGENKQYLVSSRLNKLMEQQGIKSLGELVQRIQTQPRSGLREQVVDAMTTNETLWFRDTYPFEVLKNKVLPEAIKASPNQRLRIWSAACSSGQEPYSLSMSIDEFERSNLGQLKMGVQIVATDLSGLMLNNCKTGEYDSLAIGRGLSPERLQRYFDPKGPGRWVVKAPIKSRVEFRSFNLLDSYAALGKFDIVFCRNVLIYFSAEVKKDILLRIHSTLKPGGYLFLGASEALNGLPDHYQMVQCSPGIIYKAK; translated from the coding sequence TTGTCTACGGGTAATTTGGATTTCGAACAGTTCCGGGTCTTCCTGGAAAAAGCCTGTGGCATTCTGCTCGGTGAAAACAAGCAGTATCTGGTCTCGAGCCGTCTCAACAAACTGATGGAGCAGCAGGGCATCAAGTCTTTGGGTGAGCTGGTTCAGCGCATCCAGACCCAGCCGCGCAGCGGTTTGCGCGAGCAGGTGGTCGATGCCATGACGACCAACGAAACCCTGTGGTTTCGTGACACCTATCCGTTTGAAGTCTTGAAGAACAAGGTGCTGCCGGAAGCGATCAAGGCCAGCCCCAACCAGCGTCTGCGGATCTGGTCGGCGGCCTGCTCGTCGGGTCAGGAACCGTACTCGCTGTCGATGTCGATCGACGAGTTCGAGCGCAGCAACCTTGGCCAGTTGAAGATGGGCGTGCAGATCGTTGCCACCGATCTGTCGGGGCTGATGCTCAACAACTGCAAGACCGGCGAGTACGACAGCCTGGCGATCGGTCGCGGTCTGTCGCCGGAACGCCTGCAGCGCTACTTCGACCCGAAAGGGCCGGGGCGCTGGGTGGTCAAGGCGCCGATCAAGAGCCGGGTGGAATTCCGCTCGTTCAACCTGCTCGACAGCTACGCAGCGCTGGGCAAGTTCGACATCGTGTTCTGCCGCAACGTGCTGATCTACTTCTCTGCCGAAGTGAAGAAGGACATCCTGTTGCGCATTCACAGCACGTTGAAGCCGGGCGGGTATCTGTTCCTTGGCGCGTCCGAGGCGCTGAACGGTTTGCCGGATCATTACCAGATGGTTCAGTGCAGCCCGGGGATTATCTACAAGGCGAAGTAA
- a CDS encoding chemotaxis protein CheV — protein MAGVMDSVNQRTQLVGQNRLELLLFRLDGPQLYGINVFKVREVLQCPSLTLMPKSSPVVCGVANIRGATIPILDLAMATGSGALKDKNSPFVIITEYNTKTQGFLVRSVERIVNMNWEEIHPPPKGTGRDHYLTAVTRVDNQLVEIIDVEKVLAEVAPTPEAISVGVVDVETQTKALSLRVLTVDDSSVARKQVTRCLQTIGVEVVALNDGKQALDYLRKLVDEGKKPEEEFLMMISDIEMPEMDGYTLTAEIRGDARMQKLHIILHTSLSGVFNQAMVKKVGADDFLAKFRPDDLASRVVDRIKAADIS, from the coding sequence ATGGCTGGTGTAATGGATTCGGTGAACCAGCGCACGCAACTGGTAGGGCAGAATCGCCTCGAGCTGCTGTTGTTCCGTCTCGACGGGCCGCAGCTCTACGGGATCAACGTGTTCAAGGTACGGGAAGTGTTGCAATGCCCGTCACTGACCTTGATGCCCAAGTCCAGTCCTGTCGTGTGCGGGGTAGCGAATATACGGGGAGCGACCATTCCGATCCTGGATCTGGCAATGGCAACGGGCTCCGGTGCGTTGAAAGACAAGAACAGTCCGTTCGTGATCATCACGGAGTACAACACCAAGACCCAGGGTTTCCTGGTCCGTTCGGTGGAGCGCATCGTCAACATGAACTGGGAAGAGATCCATCCGCCGCCCAAGGGCACCGGTCGCGATCACTACCTGACCGCTGTGACGCGGGTCGACAACCAGTTGGTCGAAATCATCGACGTCGAGAAGGTGCTGGCCGAGGTGGCGCCAACGCCGGAAGCGATTTCGGTGGGCGTGGTCGATGTCGAGACGCAGACCAAGGCGCTGTCGCTGCGGGTGCTGACGGTCGATGACTCGTCGGTGGCGCGCAAGCAGGTCACGCGTTGTCTGCAGACCATCGGTGTCGAGGTGGTGGCGCTGAACGATGGCAAGCAGGCGCTGGATTACCTGCGCAAGCTGGTCGACGAGGGCAAGAAGCCGGAAGAAGAGTTCCTGATGATGATTTCCGACATCGAGATGCCGGAGATGGACGGGTACACCCTGACGGCGGAAATCCGCGGCGACGCGCGCATGCAAAAGCTCCATATCATCCTGCATACTTCGTTGTCGGGGGTATTCAATCAGGCGATGGTGAAGAAGGTCGGTGCTGATGACTTTCTGGCCAAATTCCGTCCTGATGACCTCGCATCCCGGGTAGTCGACCGGATCAAAGCAGCAGATATCAGCTAG
- the flgA gene encoding flagellar basal body P-ring formation chaperone FlgA, whose translation MNAQTTFSRRLTSSLRKGLCAVSAVCCLLAGSPANADAVTLPDMLIGVTQGFLEFTVEDYLASSQTEGRYEIEVNQLDPRMRMPMCDKELTATLESPARPLGRVTVKVRCEGSSPWTVFVPAQVRLFREIVTTTRPLKRAGIIEPQDVTLRERDVSTINQGFLTSVDEAIGQKLTRPTVADQVITLVHLEQAEVVRKGDQVVITARSGTLAVRMPGEALSNGGMKEQIRVKNLNSQRVIKAQVIAPGQVEVAM comes from the coding sequence ATGAACGCTCAAACGACATTTTCCCGACGCCTGACATCTTCCCTTCGCAAAGGGCTTTGCGCGGTGTCCGCCGTTTGCTGCTTGCTTGCCGGCAGTCCTGCCAATGCAGATGCGGTTACCTTGCCTGATATGCTTATCGGCGTGACTCAGGGCTTTCTTGAATTCACCGTAGAAGACTATTTGGCTTCCAGTCAAACCGAAGGCCGCTACGAAATCGAAGTCAATCAGCTCGACCCGCGCATGCGCATGCCCATGTGCGACAAGGAATTGACAGCCACTCTGGAGAGCCCGGCGCGCCCTCTGGGCCGCGTTACGGTGAAGGTCCGGTGCGAAGGCAGCTCGCCCTGGACGGTGTTCGTACCCGCTCAAGTCCGCCTGTTTCGCGAGATCGTCACGACCACTCGTCCGCTGAAACGCGCCGGCATCATCGAGCCGCAGGACGTGACGTTGCGCGAGCGCGACGTGAGTACGATCAATCAGGGTTTCCTGACCTCCGTCGATGAAGCGATCGGACAGAAATTGACCCGACCAACGGTCGCCGATCAGGTCATCACGCTGGTGCATCTGGAACAGGCCGAAGTGGTGCGCAAGGGTGACCAGGTAGTAATCACTGCGCGCAGCGGCACTCTTGCCGTACGCATGCCGGGGGAAGCGCTCTCCAATGGCGGCATGAAAGAACAGATTCGCGTAAAAAACCTTAATTCTCAAAGAGTTATCAAGGCGCAGGTGATTGCGCCGGGACAGGTCGAAGTGGCCATGTAA
- the flgM gene encoding flagellar biosynthesis anti-sigma factor FlgM, with protein MVIDFNRLNSSSSLTGNTRTSNAKESAENSPSAPLNTQAEPASAAKSGESVHLSNEAQQLQKVTDKLRDQPAVDKARVAELKAAIADGSYKVDSNRIASKLLNFEAQR; from the coding sequence ATGGTTATCGATTTCAACCGATTGAACAGTTCCTCGTCACTTACCGGCAATACACGTACCAGCAACGCCAAGGAAAGCGCTGAAAACAGCCCCTCCGCGCCGCTGAATACCCAGGCCGAACCGGCCAGTGCCGCCAAGAGCGGGGAATCGGTACACCTCAGCAATGAGGCTCAACAGTTGCAGAAGGTCACTGACAAGCTGCGCGATCAACCTGCTGTCGACAAAGCCCGCGTGGCCGAGTTGAAAGCCGCGATTGCCGATGGCAGCTATAAAGTCGACAGCAACCGTATAGCCAGCAAACTGCTCAACTTCGAAGCCCAGCGCTAG
- a CDS encoding flagella synthesis protein FlgN, with the protein MHDTNLLQLINDDFAPAQQLLELLQTESLALHGRDMPLLEEILATKQALIILLEQHGRKRSEILASLNLPTDRTGLEQLASQSSIGDQLLTQGDALTALIAQCQDANIKNGRSIQIQQATTANQLKILTGGEPPALYDASGTFAKPVKPRTLSQA; encoded by the coding sequence ATGCACGACACTAACTTATTGCAACTGATCAACGACGACTTTGCTCCAGCGCAACAATTGCTGGAGTTATTGCAAACCGAATCCCTCGCTTTGCACGGTCGCGACATGCCGCTGCTGGAAGAAATTCTGGCGACCAAGCAGGCGTTGATCATTTTGCTTGAACAGCATGGCCGCAAGCGCAGCGAAATCCTCGCCAGCCTCAACCTGCCGACCGATCGCACAGGCCTTGAGCAACTGGCCAGCCAGTCGAGCATTGGCGACCAGTTGCTGACCCAGGGCGATGCCCTGACTGCACTGATCGCGCAGTGCCAGGACGCCAATATCAAGAACGGCCGGTCAATCCAGATCCAGCAGGCGACCACGGCCAACCAACTGAAGATCCTCACCGGCGGCGAGCCGCCAGCGCTTTACGACGCCAGCGGGACCTTTGCCAAACCGGTCAAGCCGCGGACGCTCAGCCAGGCATGA
- a CDS encoding flagellar brake protein — protein sequence MSNTLSADDAPQPPKVLTTPLEISSNLRQLQDSHDPLIITFHERSQRFQSYLIKVDRETATIALDEMIPRDGERFLQAGEPFKVEGFHDGVRIAWECNGTLNIEESDGDRFYTGDLPSEVVYHQRRNAFRAALKLTDLVSVELGGEKLKTPLHGKLLDISATGCKFRFEGDITDRLQLGQVYDRLVAPPLFGNQPTSVELRYLHFEEKLNITFAGLRFHNISGQAARNVERFVYQLQREARRFDKDDF from the coding sequence GTGTCCAACACCCTTAGCGCGGATGACGCTCCGCAGCCTCCGAAGGTGCTCACCACGCCACTGGAAATCTCCAGCAACCTGCGCCAGCTGCAAGACAGCCACGATCCGCTGATCATCACCTTCCATGAGCGCAGCCAGCGTTTTCAGAGCTACCTGATCAAGGTCGACCGCGAAACCGCGACGATCGCGCTGGACGAAATGATCCCGCGCGATGGCGAGCGTTTCCTGCAGGCTGGCGAACCATTCAAGGTCGAAGGCTTTCATGACGGCGTGCGCATCGCTTGGGAATGCAACGGCACGCTGAACATCGAAGAATCCGACGGCGATCGTTTCTACACCGGCGACCTGCCCAGCGAAGTGGTTTACCACCAGCGCCGCAACGCCTTCCGCGCCGCACTGAAACTCACCGACCTGGTCAGCGTCGAACTGGGCGGCGAAAAGCTCAAGACCCCTCTGCACGGCAAGCTGCTGGATATTTCCGCGACCGGCTGCAAGTTCCGTTTCGAAGGCGACATCACTGACCGTCTGCAACTGGGCCAGGTCTACGATCGCCTGGTCGCCCCGCCGCTGTTCGGCAACCAGCCAACATCGGTCGAGCTGCGCTACCTGCACTTCGAAGAAAAACTCAATATCACCTTTGCCGGTCTGCGCTTCCACAACATCAGTGGCCAGGCTGCGCGCAACGTCGAGCGTTTCGTATACCAGCTGCAGCGTGAAGCGCGACGTTTCGACAAAGACGATTTCTGA
- a CDS encoding MFS transporter, translating into MRQIWKSFRALYFASLMMLIGSGLLSTYLALRLAADNVDGLWVGALMAANYFGLVLGGKIGHRLIARVGHIRAYSACAGIVGAAVLGHGLVDWLPAWLVLRTIVGLGMMCQYMVIESWLNEQADANQRGLVFSGYMIASYLGLVLGQLILVMHPGLGLELLMLVALCFALCLVPVALTQRIHPAPLHPAPMEPRFFIKRVPQSLSTVLGAGLIIGSFYGLAPLYAAQQGLSTEQVGLFMGSCIFAGLLVQWPLGWLSDRYDRALLIRCFAGFLAVAALPLAIMPQVPLEVLFVVGFFCSLVQFCLYPLAVAFSNDHVEGDRRVSLTAMLLVTYGVGASIGPLLAGVLMKFLGSQSLYAFFSFFALVLVWRIRPKAVTNLHQVDDAPLHHVAMPDSMSSSPLVAALDPRVDEQVVQEQMVQDPAPVNPEPEPEAQPEAVVETELTSGDEDKPAPDISGGRP; encoded by the coding sequence ATGCGCCAAATCTGGAAATCCTTTCGAGCGCTGTATTTCGCCTCGCTGATGATGTTGATCGGCTCAGGCCTTCTCTCTACTTATCTGGCCTTGCGTCTGGCCGCCGACAACGTCGACGGTCTGTGGGTCGGTGCGCTGATGGCGGCCAACTATTTCGGTCTGGTGCTGGGCGGCAAGATCGGCCATCGCCTGATCGCCCGGGTCGGGCATATCCGTGCGTACTCGGCGTGTGCCGGGATCGTCGGCGCGGCGGTGCTCGGCCATGGCCTGGTGGACTGGCTGCCGGCGTGGCTGGTGCTGCGGACGATCGTTGGTCTGGGCATGATGTGTCAGTACATGGTCATCGAGAGCTGGCTCAACGAGCAGGCCGACGCCAATCAGCGCGGGCTGGTGTTCAGCGGTTACATGATCGCGTCGTATCTGGGGCTGGTGTTGGGGCAGTTGATTCTGGTCATGCACCCCGGCCTGGGCCTGGAACTGCTGATGCTGGTAGCGCTTTGCTTTGCCCTGTGTCTGGTGCCGGTGGCGCTGACCCAGCGGATCCACCCGGCGCCGCTGCATCCGGCGCCGATGGAGCCGCGCTTCTTTATCAAGCGCGTGCCGCAATCGCTGAGTACGGTGCTCGGCGCCGGTTTGATCATCGGTTCGTTTTATGGTCTGGCGCCGCTGTATGCCGCGCAGCAGGGGCTGTCTACCGAGCAGGTCGGTCTGTTCATGGGTAGCTGCATCTTTGCCGGGTTGCTGGTGCAGTGGCCGTTGGGCTGGCTGTCCGACCGTTATGACCGCGCATTGCTGATTCGTTGCTTTGCCGGGTTTCTCGCGGTGGCGGCGTTGCCATTGGCGATCATGCCGCAGGTGCCGCTGGAAGTGCTGTTCGTGGTCGGCTTCTTCTGTTCGCTGGTGCAGTTCTGCCTGTATCCGCTGGCGGTGGCGTTCTCCAATGACCACGTCGAAGGCGATCGCCGCGTGTCACTGACTGCCATGTTGCTGGTGACTTATGGTGTTGGTGCGAGCATTGGGCCGCTGCTTGCTGGTGTGCTGATGAAGTTTCTCGGCAGTCAGAGCCTGTATGCGTTCTTCAGCTTCTTCGCGCTGGTGCTGGTCTGGCGGATTCGTCCGAAAGCAGTGACCAACCTGCATCAGGTCGACGATGCGCCGCTGCATCACGTGGCAATGCCGGACAGCATGTCGAGCTCGCCACTGGTGGCGGCGCTTGACCCGCGTGTCGATGAGCAGGTGGTGCAGGAGCAGATGGTGCAGGATCCGGCGCCGGTCAATCCTGAACCGGAGCCCGAAGCGCAGCCGGAAGCAGTCGTTGAAACCGAACTGACCAGTGGCGATGAGGACAAACCTGCGCCTGATATCAGTGGCGGCAGGCCCTGA
- a CDS encoding glutamine synthetase family protein, whose product MTAEGFLEGRRLQLARGVLLQCIMGGYPPARFYGSDDGDLALVADPAQIHRLPWSDEPRAMAICDADELSGESSRLSTRGQLKAVIARYAAHGLAPVVATELEFFVFAPNTDPTQPFRPPVGLDGRREDGQSAFSVSSNNGLRPFFSEVYKCMAALGLPRDTFMHEMGVSQFEINLLHGDPLLLADQTFLFKHLLKEVALKHGLSVVCMAKPLAHTPGSSMHIHQSVVEIGSGKNVFTDSNGEPTSMFRHFIGGQQAGLADFTALFAPNVNSYQRLCHPYASPNNACWSHDNRAAGLRIPASSPAARRVENRLPGADANPYLAIAASLAAGLHGIEQELEPSAAIQGEFAVPDNLALPCTLHAALERLKRSQLARELFGAEFIEGYIASKTMELTSFFDEITPWERRVLAAQA is encoded by the coding sequence ATGACCGCCGAGGGTTTCCTCGAAGGGCGGCGTTTGCAGTTGGCGCGCGGCGTGCTGCTGCAGTGCATCATGGGCGGCTATCCGCCGGCGCGGTTTTACGGCAGTGACGACGGCGATCTGGCGTTGGTCGCCGATCCTGCGCAGATTCATCGTCTGCCCTGGAGCGACGAGCCGCGCGCCATGGCGATTTGCGACGCCGACGAACTGAGCGGGGAGAGCTCTCGCCTTTCGACCCGAGGCCAGCTCAAAGCAGTTATCGCCCGTTATGCCGCGCACGGGCTGGCGCCGGTGGTGGCGACCGAGCTGGAATTCTTTGTCTTCGCACCGAACACCGATCCGACGCAGCCGTTCCGTCCGCCGGTCGGCCTCGACGGCCGTCGCGAGGATGGCCAGTCGGCGTTCAGCGTCAGCTCCAATAACGGTCTGCGGCCATTCTTCAGCGAAGTGTATAAATGCATGGCGGCCCTCGGCCTGCCACGCGACACCTTCATGCATGAAATGGGCGTCAGCCAGTTCGAGATCAATCTGCTGCACGGCGATCCGCTGCTGCTGGCCGATCAAACTTTTCTGTTCAAGCACCTGCTCAAGGAAGTCGCGCTCAAGCATGGCCTGAGCGTGGTGTGCATGGCCAAACCGCTGGCGCATACGCCGGGCAGTTCGATGCATATTCACCAGAGCGTCGTTGAGATCGGCAGCGGCAAGAATGTCTTCACCGACTCGAACGGCGAGCCGACGTCGATGTTCCGCCACTTCATCGGCGGGCAGCAGGCCGGGCTGGCCGACTTCACTGCGCTGTTCGCGCCCAATGTGAATTCCTATCAGCGCCTGTGTCATCCGTACGCGTCGCCGAACAATGCCTGCTGGTCCCACGACAATCGCGCCGCCGGCTTGCGTATTCCCGCCAGCTCGCCGGCCGCACGTCGGGTCGAAAATCGTCTGCCGGGCGCCGACGCCAATCCGTATCTGGCCATCGCCGCCAGTCTGGCGGCGGGTTTGCACGGCATCGAACAGGAGCTGGAGCCGAGCGCGGCGATTCAGGGCGAATTCGCCGTGCCGGATAACCTCGCCTTGCCGTGTACCTTGCACGCCGCGCTTGAGCGTCTGAAACGTAGCCAGTTGGCCAGGGAACTGTTCGGAGCGGAGTTCATCGAAGGCTACATCGCTTCGAAGACCATGGAGTTGACCAGCTTCTTTGATGAAATCACTCCCTGGGAGCGCCGTGTGCTGGCCGCCCAGGCCTGA
- a CDS encoding sensor histidine kinase, whose translation MNPIDPALDFSTVIASTVHDMKNSLAMLMQAHSQWLARLPKELRDGSEQGVIDFEFAHLNGMLVQLLGLYKLGVNQLPLQPAYHELDDFIEAQLAAHQEVFASRGIIATYEVDPLSPLGFFDRELIASVLGNCINNAIRYARESLLITVSDEAGQLVLSINDDGDGYPAQMLERQADYVQGINHSSGSTGLGLYFANRIAALHQRNGVEGRTEISNGGPLGGGVFSLYLP comes from the coding sequence ATGAACCCAATTGATCCGGCGCTGGATTTTTCCACGGTGATTGCCTCCACCGTCCACGATATGAAGAACTCCCTGGCCATGCTGATGCAGGCGCACAGCCAATGGCTGGCGCGTCTGCCGAAAGAGCTGCGCGACGGCTCGGAGCAGGGCGTGATCGACTTCGAGTTCGCTCATCTCAACGGCATGCTCGTGCAGTTGCTCGGGCTGTACAAACTTGGCGTGAATCAGTTGCCGCTGCAGCCGGCGTATCACGAACTCGACGATTTCATTGAGGCGCAACTGGCCGCGCACCAGGAAGTGTTCGCCAGTCGCGGGATCATCGCCACTTATGAAGTCGACCCGTTGAGCCCGCTGGGTTTCTTCGATCGCGAGCTGATCGCCTCGGTGCTCGGCAACTGCATCAACAATGCGATCCGTTACGCCCGCGAGTCGCTGCTGATTACCGTCAGCGACGAAGCCGGGCAACTGGTGCTGAGCATCAATGACGATGGCGACGGCTATCCGGCGCAGATGCTCGAGCGCCAGGCCGACTATGTGCAGGGCATCAATCACAGCAGCGGCAGCACCGGCCTGGGTCTGTATTTCGCCAATCGCATCGCGGCGCTGCATCAGCGCAATGGTGTCGAAGGGCGCACCGAAATCAGCAATGGCGGGCCGTTGGGTGGCGGGGTGTTCAGCCTCTACTTGCCCTGA
- a CDS encoding tetratricopeptide repeat-containing response regulator — translation MSSYHQKSFLIVDDFSDFRSSVRSMLRELGVKDVDTADTGEQALKMCSQKSYDFILQDFHLGDGKKNGQQVLEDLMSEKLISHEAVFVMVTAETSQAMVLSALEHEPDAYLTKPFNRSGLAQRLERLEQRKTLLKPILQALDRGKPVEVLNACIALCKQDIRYSPLCLRYRADALRDMNQNEALERLYDGIIADRPLPWAFAGLGKLLFKRGQVSQAKEVYEKALKVFPMMPALYDGMADVLVAEGDSKGAQRVLEEAIRLSPLAVRRQALLGKLAMANEDFETASRAYRQAVAQGAQSRFKDPESNLGLAHALISKGSDRGLDTRTRLEINTTLSAVAKENPSDPGLQIRARLMKATSLLLNDAETADKLTEQALMRLDGMEQFMSPEAALLVAKQLQMLGQAEAGTSMLKSCAEIYGDDPAVMKDIAKLTDDPTILSSSNAAADLNRQGVRVYKTGNLVEAREVFRKALKLQPKNISIALNLAQSLLHGTDTSVPSAELEECRACLKLVGLMPDTDARFARYQKLKSKAFGE, via the coding sequence ATGTCGTCGTATCACCAAAAAAGCTTTCTGATCGTCGATGATTTTTCCGATTTCCGCAGTTCCGTGCGTTCGATGTTGCGTGAGCTCGGCGTCAAGGATGTCGATACTGCCGACACTGGGGAGCAGGCGCTGAAGATGTGCTCGCAGAAGTCCTACGATTTCATTCTTCAGGACTTCCACCTCGGCGACGGCAAGAAGAACGGCCAGCAGGTGCTCGAAGACCTGATGTCGGAAAAGCTCATCAGCCACGAAGCGGTGTTCGTCATGGTCACCGCCGAAACCAGTCAGGCGATGGTGCTCAGTGCGCTGGAGCATGAGCCGGATGCGTACCTGACCAAGCCGTTCAACCGGTCCGGACTGGCCCAGCGTCTTGAGCGTCTGGAGCAACGCAAGACGTTGCTCAAACCGATTCTGCAGGCCCTTGATCGCGGTAAGCCGGTCGAGGTGCTCAATGCCTGTATTGCCCTGTGCAAACAGGACATCCGCTATTCGCCGCTGTGCCTGCGTTACCGCGCCGATGCGCTGCGCGACATGAATCAGAACGAAGCGCTGGAGCGACTCTACGACGGCATCATTGCCGACCGGCCGTTGCCGTGGGCCTTCGCTGGATTGGGCAAGTTGCTGTTCAAGCGCGGGCAGGTCTCGCAGGCTAAAGAGGTCTATGAAAAGGCCTTGAAAGTGTTCCCGATGATGCCGGCGCTGTATGACGGCATGGCCGATGTGCTGGTGGCCGAAGGCGACAGTAAAGGCGCGCAGCGGGTGCTCGAAGAAGCGATTCGTCTGTCGCCATTGGCGGTGCGCCGTCAGGCTTTGCTCGGCAAACTGGCGATGGCCAACGAAGATTTCGAAACCGCCTCGCGCGCTTATCGCCAAGCGGTAGCGCAGGGCGCGCAGTCGCGTTTCAAGGACCCGGAAAGCAACCTAGGCCTGGCGCACGCGCTGATCAGCAAGGGCAGCGATCGCGGCCTCGACACGCGCACGCGGCTGGAAATCAACACGACGCTCAGCGCTGTGGCTAAAGAGAACCCGAGCGATCCCGGCCTGCAAATTCGTGCGCGTCTGATGAAGGCTACCAGCCTGTTGCTCAACGACGCCGAAACCGCCGACAAACTTACCGAACAAGCATTGATGCGCCTCGATGGCATGGAGCAATTCATGAGTCCCGAGGCGGCGTTGCTGGTGGCCAAGCAGTTGCAGATGCTCGGTCAGGCCGAGGCGGGCACTTCGATGCTCAAGAGCTGCGCGGAAATCTACGGCGATGACCCGGCGGTGATGAAAGACATTGCCAAGCTCACCGACGATCCGACCATCCTCAGCTCGAGTAACGCTGCGGCCGATCTCAACCGTCAGGGCGTGCGCGTGTACAAGACCGGCAATCTGGTCGAGGCCCGCGAGGTGTTCCGCAAGGCGCTCAAGCTGCAACCGAAAAACATCAGTATTGCGCTGAACCTGGCCCAGTCGCTGCTGCACGGCACCGACACCAGTGTGCCGTCGGCGGAACTGGAAGAGTGTCGGGCCTGCCTGAAACTGGTTGGCCTGATGCCCGACACCGACGCGCGGTTTGCGCGTTATCAGAAGCTGAAAAGCAAGGCGTTTGGCGAATGA